From Bacillus cereus group sp. RP43, the proteins below share one genomic window:
- a CDS encoding TauD/TfdA family dioxygenase, which translates to MVKSLKMDRIRRKSVQVNQELTKTRLLEEGKNLPLVIEPNMDGVNICEWAKGNREELNALLSKHGGILFRGFKVEDTKDFHSFIRQVSGELLEYKDHATPRSAVQNQIYTSTDFAADQWIELHNEMAYGQEWPMKIFFYCDIPAFSGGETPIADSRRIYERMDPTIREKFTEKGVMYVRNLGLSLGMKWQDVFQTNDKGLVEEICQKNGMNYIWKSDEHLRIEQVRPAVSLHPITGENIWFNQITAFHITTLAREIREEILHQYDEQDVPKNSYYGDGTSIEPEVLDQIRKVYEEEMVTFPWEKGDILMLDNMMTAHARTPYEGERKILVGMTESNSWKI; encoded by the coding sequence ATGGTTAAATCACTAAAAATGGATCGAATAAGAAGAAAGTCTGTTCAAGTGAACCAAGAGTTAACTAAAACAAGGTTACTAGAGGAAGGCAAAAACCTTCCCCTAGTAATTGAACCCAATATGGATGGGGTTAATATCTGTGAGTGGGCCAAAGGGAACCGAGAGGAATTAAATGCTTTACTTTCTAAACATGGCGGTATCTTATTCCGAGGTTTTAAAGTGGAAGATACAAAAGACTTTCACTCATTTATACGCCAGGTATCTGGCGAGTTATTGGAATATAAAGATCATGCTACTCCAAGGAGTGCGGTGCAAAATCAGATTTATACCTCGACCGACTTTGCAGCAGATCAATGGATTGAATTGCATAATGAAATGGCCTACGGTCAAGAATGGCCTATGAAAATATTTTTTTACTGTGATATACCTGCTTTTTCTGGCGGTGAGACACCGATTGCAGATAGTCGCCGCATCTATGAAAGAATGGATCCAACAATCAGGGAGAAGTTTACTGAGAAAGGGGTCATGTATGTAAGAAATTTAGGGCTTTCTCTAGGGATGAAATGGCAAGATGTTTTTCAAACAAATGATAAAGGTCTGGTAGAAGAAATTTGTCAAAAGAATGGGATGAACTATATATGGAAGTCAGATGAGCATCTAAGAATTGAGCAAGTCCGTCCTGCTGTTTCATTACATCCTATTACAGGAGAAAACATTTGGTTTAACCAGATTACAGCTTTTCATATTACGACTTTGGCAAGAGAAATCAGAGAGGAAATACTTCATCAATATGATGAGCAAGACGTTCCTAAAAATTCTTATTATGGGGATGGGACCTCCATTGAACCAGAGGTATTGGATCAAATTAGAAAAGTATATGAGGAAGAAATGGTTACATTCCCTTGGGAAAAGGGAGATATCCTCATGCTTGATAACATGATGACGGCTCATGCGAGAACCCCATACGAAGGAGAACGAAAAATACTAGTCGGCATGACAGAGTCAAATAGCTGGAAAATATAA
- a CDS encoding amino acid adenylation domain-containing protein — MKTVEGFSLSSHQKRIWELQDVYNIPFYNHLTLKIQGKLSIPDLTDCFINTINQYEILRSRLQKVEGMEYPIQVILEKAYFSFSYNSNLQDEEELQVEALDIVRQKLQAENGGTVHINISKISEYEHELNIYGLSLNTDFISLQLIVNHAFKLYTTNQSVAEEEIIQYVDFSQWQNELLENDRISYKTQIVRKALPFERLKESSTESNRQSIRNLLPEELSMKIRELAQLYNLDVPTFFFASWKAFLSKVACHNLPVGLVVDGRNYEELKLSIGQFEKVIPIEVYDAQQTFIQYNKQVQEHLTKSMEKVEYVDISTLFSGSEDYIPYQFRYLDNQVIAQQGDITLTMKDFRSENEKYKLLLSVLCTNGNFELFLQFDGSMYLMDDVERLFSQFLFFLNQCIKKPHKELMHLSFLTKQEEERLIVKLNTDRYSQLESLQKNNILDYIEEQAELNGDLLAIVSEDKSITYRELQSKTNQLTRYLKRFLEPEDRVVLCMPRSAEAIISMLAVLKSGASFVPVDSKWPINRIRYAIEDSAAKMVLTNKQSILDELKQIPVQQVNLSKEWKVIEKENESCLPSVSLLPQQLAYVLYTSGSTGLPKGVCIQHNSLLNYLLWFDQQFLDKEIELPFMAELGFDAFLKQVFYPLMKGKRVTLFSEDEVLQPLTFLNRFLKHQLNAINCVPSLWAAFIEEIRKDDRVIESVKAQLRLLLIGGEKISNELLQMTWNIFPDLEVVNLYGPTETTSNATYAYIKNELFIPIGIPVRETQTYVFDEEMHTVAIGQIGELYIGGIGVARGYFGNSGMTAERFIPNPFESGERLYKTGDLVRLMANGELEFIGRKDEQIKMNGKRVDLNEIETVIRKHPSIKDTVIIPMDDQGLSLLAFCVGEIVEEDIREFTKKWLPQYMIPTKFIRLNEIPLNSNRKINRASLIQFYEKLEVEKYVAPRNEFEEVIVGIWKEVLKKKQVSVADSFFELGGHSLNATQIISRIRKIYELEIPVSLLFEAETTEKLCQGINRLYPQESDYIDLVSKAYLEAEKLAMEEVSF; from the coding sequence GTGAAAACGGTAGAAGGATTTTCTTTATCTAGCCATCAGAAAAGAATTTGGGAATTACAAGATGTCTATAATATCCCGTTTTATAATCATTTAACTTTGAAAATACAAGGGAAACTGTCAATCCCAGATTTAACGGACTGTTTTATTAATACTATCAATCAATATGAAATTTTACGCTCTAGACTTCAAAAAGTGGAAGGAATGGAATACCCGATTCAGGTTATTCTCGAAAAAGCTTACTTTAGTTTTTCATACAACTCAAACCTTCAGGATGAGGAAGAGCTACAAGTTGAAGCTTTGGATATTGTACGTCAAAAGCTCCAAGCCGAAAATGGTGGAACAGTTCATATTAATATAAGTAAAATCAGTGAATACGAACATGAACTAAATATATATGGCCTTAGTCTCAATACGGATTTTATCTCTCTTCAGTTAATTGTTAATCATGCTTTTAAATTATATACCACTAATCAATCGGTAGCAGAAGAGGAAATTATTCAATATGTGGACTTTAGTCAGTGGCAGAATGAGCTTTTGGAAAATGATCGTATTTCCTATAAAACTCAGATAGTGAGAAAAGCCCTTCCTTTTGAAAGGCTAAAGGAATCTTCAACAGAAAGTAATAGACAATCTATTCGAAATTTATTACCTGAAGAGCTGTCGATGAAGATAAGAGAGCTAGCGCAATTATATAATCTTGATGTCCCTACATTCTTTTTTGCAAGTTGGAAGGCCTTCCTATCAAAAGTGGCTTGTCACAATCTTCCGGTAGGTCTAGTAGTAGATGGAAGAAACTATGAAGAATTAAAATTAAGTATAGGTCAATTTGAGAAAGTCATTCCAATTGAAGTTTATGATGCTCAACAAACTTTTATACAATACAATAAGCAAGTCCAAGAGCATCTAACAAAATCTATGGAGAAAGTGGAGTATGTTGACATCTCAACTCTTTTTTCAGGGAGTGAGGATTATATTCCATACCAATTTCGATATCTGGATAACCAAGTAATAGCTCAGCAGGGAGATATTACTCTGACAATGAAGGACTTCAGATCGGAAAATGAAAAGTATAAGCTCTTACTATCGGTACTGTGCACAAATGGAAATTTCGAACTATTCCTTCAATTTGATGGCTCCATGTATCTAATGGACGATGTAGAAAGGTTATTTAGTCAGTTTCTATTTTTCTTGAATCAATGTATAAAAAAACCACATAAAGAATTAATGCATCTTTCTTTTCTTACTAAACAAGAGGAAGAAAGATTAATAGTCAAATTGAACACTGACCGTTACAGCCAACTAGAGTCTCTGCAAAAAAATAATATCCTTGATTATATTGAGGAACAAGCTGAATTAAACGGAGACCTTTTAGCTATCGTTTCGGAAGACAAGTCTATTACTTATCGGGAATTACAGTCAAAGACTAACCAGCTCACTCGCTATTTAAAGCGTTTTTTGGAACCAGAAGACCGTGTTGTCTTGTGTATGCCAAGATCAGCAGAAGCTATCATTTCTATGCTTGCTGTTCTAAAATCAGGAGCTAGTTTTGTTCCGGTTGATAGTAAGTGGCCTATAAATAGGATTCGTTACGCTATTGAAGATAGTGCAGCTAAGATGGTTCTTACTAATAAGCAAAGTATATTGGATGAACTAAAGCAGATTCCAGTCCAGCAAGTTAATCTGAGTAAAGAATGGAAAGTAATCGAGAAGGAAAATGAAAGTTGCCTGCCTTCCGTTTCTCTTTTACCTCAACAATTAGCTTATGTTCTTTATACTTCGGGTTCGACCGGTTTGCCAAAGGGTGTCTGCATCCAACACAACAGCTTACTGAACTACCTCCTATGGTTTGATCAGCAATTTTTAGATAAAGAAATAGAATTGCCTTTCATGGCAGAATTAGGGTTTGATGCGTTCTTAAAACAGGTATTTTACCCTTTGATGAAAGGAAAACGAGTTACTTTATTTTCAGAGGATGAGGTATTGCAGCCACTGACTTTTCTAAATAGATTTTTAAAACATCAATTAAATGCTATAAATTGTGTTCCTTCACTTTGGGCAGCATTTATCGAAGAAATCCGAAAAGATGACCGAGTAATAGAAAGTGTGAAAGCACAATTAAGGCTATTGTTAATTGGTGGAGAGAAGATTAGTAACGAGCTTCTTCAAATGACGTGGAATATTTTCCCGGATTTAGAGGTAGTAAATCTGTATGGACCAACGGAAACGACTTCTAATGCAACATATGCGTATATCAAAAATGAATTGTTTATCCCTATCGGTATTCCTGTCCGTGAGACTCAAACCTATGTATTTGATGAAGAAATGCATACAGTAGCTATTGGTCAAATTGGAGAGCTGTATATCGGTGGAATTGGTGTAGCGCGCGGATACTTTGGTAATTCAGGGATGACAGCGGAGAGGTTTATTCCTAATCCATTTGAATCTGGAGAACGACTTTATAAAACAGGTGACCTTGTACGTCTTATGGCGAACGGCGAACTTGAGTTTATAGGACGCAAAGATGAACAGATAAAAATGAATGGAAAGAGGGTTGACCTCAACGAAATTGAGACAGTTATTCGGAAGCATCCGTCTATAAAAGATACTGTAATTATACCTATGGATGATCAAGGACTTTCCTTATTAGCCTTTTGTGTAGGGGAGATAGTAGAAGAAGACATTAGGGAGTTTACGAAAAAATGGCTTCCGCAATATATGATTCCTACAAAATTCATTCGGTTGAATGAGATTCCCCTAAATAGTAATAGAAAAATTAATCGAGCATCTTTAATTCAGTTTTATGAAAAGTTAGAGGTAGAAAAGTATGTGGCTCCTCGTAATGAATTTGAAGAAGTCATTGTAGGAATCTGGAAAGAAGTATTAAAGAAGAAACAGGTATCAGTAGCGGATAGCTTTTTTGAACTTGGGGGGCACTCTTTAAATGCCACTCAAATAATCTCAAGAATCCGAAAAATTTATGAACTGGAGATACCGGTAAGTTTACTTTTCGAAGCAGAGACAACTGAAAAGCTATGTCAAGGAATAAATAGGTTGTATCCGCAAGAGAGTGATTATATAGATCTAGTTTCTAAGGCTTATTTGGAGGCAGAAAAATTAGCGATGGAAGAAGTAAGTTTTTGA
- a CDS encoding amino acid adenylation domain-containing protein yields MSLDKKLEILERLKKEMGLKATNSIPKRTNQQEYPLSYAQERMWFASELNPTSAAYNIPLAIRIVGNVDLEKLSHAFNSVLEKHEVLRAQFMNESGVPIQRIFPFQSVNMNVVSMVDKSVADREIIVKELVNKTASTPINLQSEQLFNITVFKLSEEEHILLIVMHHIIFDGWSTGLLMKELSEVYRTGKTTEDDLVIQYADYSAWQKEKMENGGYQRQVEYWKNKIGSNPPDLNLPLDYSRPKNQMFEGDIYRFELPGILVDAVKQMSREKRVSPFVILLSAYYIFLYKYTGQKELILGVPVSNRQHVEIEPLIGCIANTIPLKVIIGSQKTVAELIQQVNKATLEAQDNQELPFDKLVDELKINRTLSLSPVFQSMFVYQQNQQSILELDDCVFIPYDVETKTSKFDLSVSIMETDERIEGFFEYSELFEQTTIERMVRNYIYILEELIYKPNELVSKIKGMIPEEEQKIISSSEPMSFEKAESIHQRFEQQVRQFPDAVALVSEGTQITYSELDKRANQLARYLRGNGVETETKVAVKMDRSSHFIISILAVLKAGGTYVPLDPEQPRSRIAYIIEDSSCEVLLTQEKYIDALYPGLKCTIIQYEENQWAQEKDEALNVPVYPDQVAYIIYTSGSTGKPKGVLNTHHNVRRLFESSEKHFQFTEKDAWTLFHSTAFDFTVWEIWGALLYGGKLFIIPAEMRRKPELFCRFLHDEGITVLNQTPSAFKELLNSMDQHKYSLKLRYIIFGGEALHFQDLSRWFEKYGDQTKLINMYGITETTVHVTWREVKKEEIKTAARSLIGKPLQDLNIYILDEDLNPVPIGVPGEIYVGGEGLARGYNERYALTAERFIPNPFSVNGNRLYKTGDVGKYISDGDIEYVGRMDDQVKIKGHRIELGEVKSFIAQYPTVKDCTVLVRTNEKKENELAVFVVFSEEDELKKLRKSLLSNLPKYMYPSHFIAVEAIPVTSNGKVDKSLLLKLCENTRVGEKREPETQIEKDLTAIWKTVLNNQEIYLNDNFFSLGGDSIRSLKIISEAEEKGYFFTLEELFQHQTIEDLVQLLEQKVLPTEREGTLSPFALVPEEDRIWIKEGVEDAYPLTKAQEGMFYHMEQYPEEPLYHNIDSVLLKGKFDYGLFRNAVEKVVARNVMLRTSFDLKNFRVPMQLVHQTANLFVGYSDIRHLEHNKQEEIIDQYIQQEKKNTFDLKSPSLLRFFVHQRSDETFQFSLTECHLIFDGWSLTSTLAEIFDVYFQLLEGKYKKSEKVLSVDFRDFVKLEQEAIQSEEHIAFWKSFLLDCQALQLPIYESKKALDQAFRVRRRIVELSNETSRQLKQISASYQVPVKSILLAAHIKALQAITGQSDVVTGMVSNGRMETKDGEKVKGLFINTLPFRQSVSPGEWIEFINKTFEIEQDILPYRRLPLPEIQRHVNQSTLFETAFNYVYFHSMEPLLTSNKIEFLGFNRNSANDTHFKLMATFSNHPPDYEIRLTLSYDEGTFTEEQMDIIVDIYHNILKSVTDNPLASHDDQSYLPEQVYTQLVHKWNNHRESFLDESLLLHELIEKEAEKSPNSIALIEGSNKITYESLNKEAEKVASFLRRERINGDFVGIYMDRSAEMIIGLLGILKAGCAYVPLDTSYPSERIQFMIRDSKVECILTSKEQYYDLDDLCENRYVVKEILDTGSVEIDRIREKSADQLAYMIYTSGSTGRPKGVMVPHKGVVNRILWMKNYYGKIKNEHGLHKTPLSFDYSVFEIFSALCTGASLVIAKPEGHKDSYYLADLIKQHDITTLYFVPTMLQEFLNVSGVDSCTSIQRVMCSGEPLTSQIKEKFFALFSGELYNQYGPTEASVEVTSYRCESRESNVRIGRPMANTEIYILNEDLQPAGIEVVGELYIGGTGLATAYHGNASLTAKHFIPNPFSKVEGARLYKTGDLAKFNSEGEIQYIGRKDSQIKMRGIRVELREIESAIRENPQLKDGIVIYKKDEKTPQGLLVGYVIPEHGTLLTEKEVKNLLRERLPRFMIPEFIVLMQEFPVSPNGKLDKKALPEPRFTRERMQSAYVPPVTTLEKKVARIYQDVLNLDRVGIDDDFFDLGGDSLSAVHLMNRIEKVLGQKVSLDVIYDKPTIKLILDYISEEPGMEAVLFKKNRE; encoded by the coding sequence GTGAGTTTGGATAAAAAGTTAGAGATATTAGAGAGATTAAAAAAAGAAATGGGATTAAAGGCGACTAATAGTATTCCTAAACGAACAAATCAGCAAGAGTACCCACTCTCTTATGCACAAGAAAGAATGTGGTTTGCAAGTGAACTTAACCCAACGAGTGCAGCCTATAATATTCCATTGGCTATTAGAATAGTGGGAAATGTTGATTTAGAAAAACTAAGCCATGCTTTCAACTCTGTCCTTGAAAAGCACGAGGTACTAAGAGCTCAATTTATGAATGAAAGTGGGGTACCAATTCAGCGTATCTTCCCTTTTCAGTCGGTAAATATGAATGTCGTGTCTATGGTGGATAAGTCAGTAGCAGATCGAGAAATAATTGTGAAAGAACTAGTAAATAAAACAGCATCTACTCCTATCAATCTACAATCAGAGCAGTTATTTAATATAACTGTGTTCAAATTGTCTGAGGAAGAACATATTCTGTTGATCGTAATGCATCACATTATTTTTGACGGTTGGTCAACTGGATTGTTGATGAAGGAACTATCTGAAGTGTATCGCACTGGAAAAACTACGGAGGATGATCTCGTTATTCAATATGCAGATTATTCTGCGTGGCAAAAAGAGAAGATGGAAAACGGAGGTTATCAGAGACAGGTGGAGTATTGGAAGAATAAAATTGGTTCTAACCCACCAGATCTCAATCTTCCCTTAGATTATTCAAGGCCTAAAAACCAGATGTTTGAGGGAGATATCTACCGATTTGAATTACCTGGTATTTTGGTAGACGCTGTTAAACAAATGAGTAGGGAGAAAAGAGTATCACCATTTGTCATCCTTTTGTCAGCTTATTACATATTTCTATATAAATACACAGGTCAAAAGGAACTTATTTTAGGTGTACCTGTTTCAAATCGTCAGCATGTTGAAATTGAACCCTTAATAGGATGTATAGCTAATACGATTCCACTCAAAGTGATTATCGGGTCTCAAAAAACAGTAGCTGAATTAATTCAGCAAGTGAATAAAGCAACGCTTGAAGCTCAGGATAATCAAGAACTGCCTTTTGACAAGCTAGTGGACGAATTAAAAATTAATCGTACGTTATCACTCAGTCCAGTTTTTCAATCGATGTTTGTCTATCAGCAGAATCAACAGTCCATTTTAGAACTTGATGACTGTGTATTTATCCCATACGATGTGGAAACTAAAACGAGTAAATTTGATTTATCAGTTTCTATTATGGAAACAGACGAACGAATTGAGGGGTTTTTTGAATACAGCGAGCTATTTGAGCAGACAACGATAGAAAGAATGGTACGTAATTATATTTACATTCTAGAAGAATTAATTTATAAACCGAATGAGTTAGTATCGAAAATAAAAGGAATGATACCAGAAGAGGAGCAGAAAATTATCAGTTCTTCGGAGCCTATGAGCTTTGAAAAAGCAGAATCCATCCATCAACGTTTTGAACAGCAGGTACGTCAATTTCCTGACGCTGTCGCCCTGGTAAGTGAAGGAACGCAGATTACTTACAGTGAATTGGATAAAAGGGCTAATCAGTTAGCTCGATACTTGAGGGGAAATGGAGTGGAAACAGAAACTAAAGTAGCTGTTAAGATGGATCGTTCCAGTCATTTTATCATTAGTATTTTAGCGGTTCTAAAAGCGGGAGGCACATATGTCCCATTGGATCCTGAACAACCGCGTAGCAGAATAGCTTATATAATAGAAGATTCTAGTTGTGAAGTGTTGTTGACCCAAGAAAAATATATAGATGCCCTTTATCCAGGATTAAAATGTACCATTATACAATATGAAGAAAATCAATGGGCGCAGGAGAAAGATGAGGCACTAAATGTTCCAGTTTATCCCGACCAGGTAGCTTACATTATTTATACTTCTGGTTCAACGGGAAAACCAAAAGGCGTCTTGAATACCCATCATAACGTTAGACGTTTATTTGAGAGTTCCGAAAAGCATTTTCAATTTACAGAAAAGGATGCTTGGACATTATTTCACTCCACGGCATTTGATTTTACTGTATGGGAGATATGGGGTGCCCTTTTATACGGCGGTAAGTTGTTTATTATTCCTGCTGAAATGAGACGTAAACCGGAGTTGTTTTGCCGCTTTTTACATGATGAAGGAATTACAGTGTTAAACCAGACACCGTCTGCTTTTAAAGAATTGTTGAATTCCATGGATCAACACAAGTATTCACTTAAGCTGAGATACATTATTTTTGGTGGAGAGGCCTTGCATTTTCAAGATCTTTCGAGGTGGTTTGAGAAGTATGGAGACCAAACCAAGCTTATTAACATGTATGGTATTACCGAAACAACTGTTCATGTTACTTGGCGGGAGGTAAAAAAGGAAGAAATAAAAACAGCTGCCCGAAGTTTGATTGGGAAACCGCTTCAGGATTTGAACATTTATATATTAGATGAGGACTTAAACCCAGTACCTATCGGAGTTCCAGGAGAGATTTATGTAGGTGGAGAGGGACTTGCACGTGGCTATAACGAGCGATACGCCCTTACAGCAGAGCGATTTATTCCGAATCCTTTCTCGGTAAATGGAAATAGGCTGTATAAAACAGGAGATGTCGGAAAATACATTTCTGATGGGGATATCGAGTATGTCGGAAGAATGGACGATCAAGTGAAGATTAAAGGACATCGGATTGAACTGGGGGAAGTAAAAAGTTTTATTGCACAGTACCCAACAGTCAAAGACTGTACGGTTCTAGTCAGAACAAACGAGAAAAAGGAAAATGAATTGGCTGTATTTGTTGTATTCAGTGAAGAAGACGAGTTGAAAAAGCTAAGAAAAAGCCTTCTTTCTAATTTGCCGAAGTACATGTATCCATCACATTTTATAGCGGTTGAAGCTATTCCCGTGACGTCGAACGGTAAAGTAGATAAATCTTTATTGCTGAAGCTTTGTGAAAATACTAGAGTAGGAGAAAAGCGAGAGCCTGAGACGCAAATTGAAAAAGATTTAACAGCAATATGGAAGACAGTACTAAACAATCAGGAAATTTATCTTAATGATAATTTTTTCTCGCTTGGAGGGGACAGTATCCGCAGCTTAAAAATAATTTCTGAAGCTGAGGAAAAAGGATATTTCTTTACTCTTGAGGAGTTATTTCAACATCAAACGATAGAAGATCTTGTACAGCTTCTTGAGCAAAAAGTTTTGCCGACTGAACGTGAGGGCACGTTAAGTCCGTTTGCTTTAGTGCCAGAGGAAGACCGCATTTGGATTAAAGAAGGAGTAGAAGATGCTTATCCTTTAACAAAGGCACAGGAGGGTATGTTCTACCATATGGAACAGTATCCGGAGGAGCCACTCTATCACAATATTGATAGTGTGCTGCTAAAAGGGAAGTTCGATTATGGATTGTTTAGAAACGCTGTTGAGAAAGTGGTAGCTCGTAATGTGATGCTACGTACCTCGTTTGATTTAAAGAATTTTAGAGTGCCAATGCAATTAGTTCATCAGACAGCAAACCTGTTTGTTGGCTATTCGGATATAAGGCATTTAGAGCATAATAAGCAAGAAGAGATTATTGATCAGTACATTCAACAAGAGAAAAAGAATACATTTGATTTAAAAAGTCCAAGTTTACTGAGATTTTTTGTGCATCAGAGGAGCGATGAAACGTTCCAATTTAGTTTAACAGAATGTCACCTCATTTTTGATGGATGGAGTTTGACCTCTACCCTTGCAGAGATTTTTGATGTGTATTTCCAATTACTTGAAGGGAAGTATAAAAAATCTGAAAAGGTATTATCAGTTGACTTTAGGGATTTTGTAAAACTAGAACAAGAGGCCATTCAAAGTGAGGAACATATAGCTTTTTGGAAAAGCTTTTTATTAGATTGCCAAGCTTTACAGCTTCCAATCTATGAATCTAAAAAAGCGTTGGATCAAGCATTTAGGGTCCGTAGAAGAATTGTAGAACTCTCGAATGAAACATCGAGGCAGCTAAAACAAATATCGGCCTCTTACCAAGTTCCGGTTAAAAGTATCTTGCTTGCTGCTCATATAAAAGCTCTTCAGGCGATAACTGGTCAATCGGATGTGGTTACGGGTATGGTTTCAAATGGAAGAATGGAGACAAAAGATGGTGAGAAAGTCAAAGGTTTGTTTATTAATACATTGCCTTTCAGGCAGAGTGTGAGTCCTGGAGAATGGATAGAATTTATTAATAAAACATTTGAAATAGAACAGGATATTCTTCCGTATCGGAGACTACCTTTACCGGAAATTCAACGACACGTAAATCAGTCGACATTATTTGAAACAGCCTTTAATTATGTGTATTTCCATTCCATGGAACCTTTGCTTACATCTAATAAAATAGAATTTTTAGGTTTCAATCGGAATTCTGCAAATGATACACACTTTAAGTTAATGGCGACGTTCTCAAATCATCCGCCGGATTACGAAATTAGATTGACGCTGTCTTATGATGAGGGAACATTTACAGAAGAACAAATGGATATCATCGTGGATATTTATCATAATATTTTGAAATCAGTAACTGATAATCCATTGGCTAGTCATGATGATCAGTCTTATTTACCGGAACAGGTTTACACGCAATTGGTTCATAAATGGAATAATCATCGTGAATCCTTCTTAGATGAGTCCTTGTTGCTACATGAACTAATTGAAAAAGAAGCAGAGAAATCTCCAAATTCAATCGCTCTCATTGAGGGATCAAACAAAATAACGTATGAATCCTTGAATAAGGAAGCAGAAAAAGTAGCAAGTTTCCTTAGGAGAGAAAGAATAAATGGTGATTTTGTCGGTATCTATATGGACCGTTCAGCTGAAATGATAATTGGATTACTTGGAATTCTTAAAGCAGGGTGTGCTTATGTACCTCTAGATACTTCTTACCCTTCAGAAAGAATTCAATTTATGATCAGAGACTCAAAAGTGGAATGCATTTTAACCTCTAAAGAGCAATATTATGACCTTGATGACCTTTGTGAAAATCGTTATGTAGTAAAGGAGATTTTAGATACTGGCTCAGTAGAAATTGATAGAATTCGAGAAAAATCTGCAGACCAGCTTGCTTATATGATCTATACATCAGGGTCCACCGGCAGGCCGAAAGGCGTGATGGTTCCACATAAAGGAGTAGTAAATCGTATTCTTTGGATGAAAAATTACTATGGAAAAATTAAGAATGAGCACGGTTTGCATAAAACACCGCTAAGTTTTGATTATTCCGTGTTTGAAATTTTTAGTGCTTTGTGTACAGGTGCTTCACTGGTGATTGCGAAGCCGGAAGGACATAAAGATAGCTACTATCTTGCCGACCTTATCAAGCAACATGATATCACGACTCTTTATTTTGTACCAACTATGCTTCAGGAGTTCTTAAATGTATCCGGTGTGGATTCGTGCACATCGATTCAGAGAGTGATGTGCAGTGGTGAACCTCTTACATCTCAAATTAAGGAGAAGTTTTTCGCTCTTTTTAGTGGAGAGCTTTATAACCAGTATGGTCCAACGGAAGCATCAGTTGAGGTCACTTCTTATAGGTGTGAAAGCCGGGAATCCAATGTTCGAATTGGAAGGCCTATGGCGAACACAGAAATTTATATTTTAAATGAGGACCTCCAGCCTGCTGGAATTGAGGTAGTGGGAGAACTCTATATTGGGGGAACAGGACTAGCAACAGCATACCATGGAAATGCGAGTTTAACCGCCAAGCACTTCATCCCAAATCCTTTTTCTAAAGTAGAAGGGGCCCGTTTATATAAAACAGGAGACTTGGCAAAATTTAACTCAGAAGGTGAAATTCAATACATTGGTAGAAAAGACAGTCAAATTAAAATGAGAGGCATCCGGGTTGAATTAAGAGAAATTGAGTCTGCTATTCGGGAGAATCCTCAGCTTAAAGATGGGATTGTTATCTATAAAAAAGATGAAAAAACGCCTCAAGGTTTGCTTGTAGGCTATGTGATTCCAGAACACGGGACTCTATTAACAGAGAAAGAGGTAAAGAATCTTTTGAGGGAGCGCCTGCCGAGGTTCATGATACCGGAGTTCATTGTGCTAATGCAAGAATTCCCTGTTAGTCCAAATGGTAAGCTTGATAAAAAAGCTTTACCTGAACCGAGATTCACTCGAGAGAGAATGCAAAGTGCATACGTACCGCCAGTGACAACTTTGGAGAAAAAGGTCGCGAGGATTTATCAGGATGTCCTTAACTTGGATCGAGTAGGAATAGATGATGACTTTTTTGACTTGGGCGGGGATTCGCTTTCCGCTGTACATCTAATGAACAGAATTGAAAAAGTACTTGGACAGAAGGTTTCATTGGATGTCATTTACGACAAACCAACCATTAAACTTATTCTGGACTATATTAGTGAAGAACCAGGCATGGAGGCTGTGCTTTTCAAGAAGAATCGAGAGTGA